A single region of the Zootoca vivipara chromosome 2, rZooViv1.1, whole genome shotgun sequence genome encodes:
- the LOC118080910 gene encoding gamma-aminobutyric acid type B receptor subunit 1 (The sequence of the model RefSeq protein was modified relative to this genomic sequence to represent the inferred CDS: added 24 bases not found in genome assembly) yields MAWPGPRPAGGAQAALLVLTGWLLLSPPLGAGKKRLHIGALFPMTGGWPGGQACLPSAQMALDDVNSRRDILPDYELRLDHRDSECEPGVATKFLYELLYNDPIKIILMPGCSSVSTLVAEAARMWNLIVLSYGSSSPALSNRQRFPTFFRTHPSATLHNPTRVQLFKKWSWTKIATIQQTTEVFTSTLDDLEERVKEAGIEITFRQSFFSDPAVPVKNLKRQDARIIVGLFYETEARKVFCEVYKERLFGKKYVWFLIGWYADNWFRIKDANINCTEEEMREAVEGHITTEIVMLNPENTRSISNMTSQEFIEKLTKRVEKSPEETGGFQEAPLAYDAVWALALALNKTSTELVKKGLRLEDFNYNNRTITDEIYRALNSSAFEGVSGHVVFDASGSRMAWTLIEQLQDGIYKKIGYYDSTKDNLSWYNNEKWIGGVPPADYTKVIITFRYLSQKLFISVSVLSSVGILLAIICLAFNIYNGHVRYIQNSQPYLNNMTAVGCALAQASVFPLGLDGLHISKGLFPFVCQARLWLLGLGFSLGYGSMFTKIWWVHTVFTKKEEKKERRKTLEPWKLYATVGLLVGLDFVILAIWQIVNPLKRTTEEFTKEEPKSDIDVLILPKCAFKIES; encoded by the exons ATGGCCTGGCCCGGCCCGCGCCCCGCCGGGGGCGCCCAGGCGGCCTTGCTGGTTCTCACGGGCTGGCTCTTGCTCTCTCCCCCGCTGGGCGCAGGCAAGAAGAGGCTGCACATCGGCGCGCTCTTCCCCATGACCGGCGGATGGCCCGGGGGCCAAGCCTGCCTGCCCTCGGCCCAGATGGCCCTCGACGACGTCAACAGCCGCAGGGACATCCTGCCCGACTACGAGCTGCGCCTCGACCACCGCGACAGCGAG TGCGAACCAGGCGTGGCCACCAAATTCCTCTACGAGCTCCTCTACAATGACCCCATCAAGATCATCCTCATGCCAGGCTGCAGCAGCGTCTCAACCCTGGTGGCCGAAGCAGCACGCATGTGGAACCTCATTGTG CTGTCCTATGGCTCCAGCTCTCCAGCCCTCTCCAACCGCCAGCGCTTCCCCACCTTCTTCCGCACGCACCCGTCAGCCACTCTGCACAACCCCACGCGCGTGCAGCTCTTCAAGAAGTGGAGCTGGACCAAGATTGCCACCATACAGCAGACCACAGAGGTGTTCACCTCG ACCTTGGATGACCTGGAAGAGCGAGTCAAAGAAGCCGGGATCGAGATCACTTTCCGCCAGAGCTTCTTCTCTGACCCTGCTGTGCCCGTCAAGAATCTGAAG CGCCAAGATGCCCGCATCATCGTTGGACTCTTTTATGAGACGGAGGCGCGGAAGGtcttctgtgag GTCTACAAGGAGCGCTTGTTTGGGAAGAAGTACGTCTGGTTCCTGATTGGCTGGTACGCCGACAACTGGTTCCGCATCAAGGATGCGAATATTAACTGCACGGAGGAGGAGATGAGGGAGGCCGTGGAGGGCCACATCACCACCGAGATCGTCATGTTGAACCCAGAGAACACACGAAGCATCTCCAACATG ACATCACAGGAGTTCATTGAGAAGCTGACGAAGCGGGTGGAAAAATCCCCAGAGGAGACGGGAGGCTTCCAGGAAGCTCCGCTGGCCTATGATGCCGTCTGGGCCCTGGCACTAGCACTCAACAAGACCTCCACGGAGCTGGTGAAGAAGGGGCTGCGGCTGGAAGACTTCAATTATAACAACAGGACTATCACAGATGAGATCTACCGAGCCCTCAACTCTTCAGCCTTTGAGGGAGTCTCT GGACATGTGGTCTTTGATGCCAGCGGCTCTCGGATGGCCTGGACCCTCATCGAACAGCTTCAGG ATGGCATCTATAAGAAGATTGGGTATTACGACAGCACCAAGGATAATCTCTCCTGGTACAACAATGAAAAATGGATTG GCGGTGTCCCGCCAGCTGACTACACAAAGGTCATCATCACTTTCCGGTACCTCTCCCAGAAGCTCTTCATTTCTGTCTCGGTGCTCTCCAGCGTGGGTATCCTGTTGGCCATCATCTGCTTGGCCTTCAACATCTACAACGGGCACGTCAG ATACATCCAGAACTCGCAGCCGTACCTCAACAACATGACAGCTGTGGGTTGCGCACTGGCGCAAGCGTCTGTCTTCCCCCTCGGGCTGGATGGCCTCCACATCAGCAAGGGCCTCTTCCCCTTCGTTTGCCAG GCTCGTCTTTGGCTCCTGGGCTTGGGCTTCAGCTTGGGCTACGGCAGCATGTTCACCAAGATCTGGTGGGTGCATACTGTTTTCAccaagaaggaagagaagaaagaacgGCGGAAG ACTCTGGAGCCCTGGAAACTCTATGCCACGGTTGGGCTGCTTGTCGGGCTCGACTTCGTCATCTTGGCCATCTGGCAAATTGTCAACCCACTGAAACGCACAACAGAG